Proteins co-encoded in one Anabas testudineus chromosome 8, fAnaTes1.2, whole genome shotgun sequence genomic window:
- the LOC113153895 gene encoding scavenger receptor cysteine-rich type 1 protein M130-like codes for MMNRQRRNLHFLTLVSHLLTLSSPVAGGQIRLTGSSRCFGRVELHYNNTWGTVCDDEWDLNDAEVVCRELDCGSALNATESALFGEGTGPIWLNGMRCSGKESSLTECWHSGSGSHNCTHSKDAGVICSGEKRFG; via the exons ATGATGAACAGACAGCGCAGAAACCTTCACTTTCTGACACTTG ttTCTCATCTCTTGACCTTGTCTTCGCCTGTTGCAG GTGGTCAGATCAGATTAACTGGATCTTCTAGATGCTTTGGAAGAGTTGAACTTCATTACAACAACACGTGgggaacagtctgtgatgatgaGTGGGACCTAAATGATGCCGAGGTGGTTTGCAGAGAGTTGGACTGTGGTTCAGCACTGAATGCCACTGAGTCGGCTCTGTTTGGTGAAGGAACTGGACCGATATGGCTAAACGGCATGCGCTGCTCAGGAAAGGAAAGTTCTCTAACTGAATGTTGGCACAGTGGATCAGGGTCACACAACTGTACACACAGCAAGGATGCTGGTGTGATCTGTTCAGGTGAGAAAAGATTTGGATGA
- the LOC113157189 gene encoding platelet endothelial cell adhesion molecule-like, giving the protein MVQKDAQIRLVHSMECAGRVEIYHNNIWGTVCDDGWDFNDAEVVCRELGCGAALHASNSAHFGPGTGRIWLSGVDCSGSEISLSECKHSGFGNNNCEHSQDAGVLCSGILPKPRISLNPAGEVNWGQDVSINCSISADLLGGTFILMKASGSFRETQTSSTNSATFNILKVNFDDEGSYRCQFEKSILIKKLTSPLSDSVRLSVAAASLPKPSISMNPAGEVNWGQDVGITCSISTQLLGGTFILQKTSGSFRENQTSSTNSATFNVHRVDFDKEGLYQCQYQTMISGLDFRSPLSNSVRLSISVHLQKPSISLTSPDGGLVLSPEASQVTRGSSFVITCSINSSYPDGHFFLIFSGSSITSKSAVDHSASFNFPVAEYKHQGNYSCVYEVTLSTRKFNSTETESISVVIKLSLVLLVSAAVKILLLLLVPVLSVVFLICRKRRRQLDI; this is encoded by the exons ATGGTTCAAAAAG ATGCTCAGATCAGATTAGTTCACTCTATGGAGTGTGCGGGAAGAGTTGAAATTtatcacaacaacatctggggaacagtctgtgatgaCGGCTGGGACTTCAACGATGCTGAGGTGGTTTGCAGAGAGTTGGGCTGTGGTGCAGCGTTACATGCCTCTAACTCAGCTCACTTTGGTCCGGGAACTGGACGAATCTGGCTCAGTGGTGTGGATTGTTCGGGAAGTGAAATTTCTCTAAGTGAGTGTAAGCACAGTGGATTTGGGAACAACAACTGTGAACACAGTCAGGACGCTGGTGTGTTATGTTCAG GCATCCTACCGAAGCCCAGAATCTCCCTAAATCCTGCTGGTGAGGTTAACTGGGGTCAGGACGTTAGCATCAATTGTTCAATTTCAGCGGATCTTTTAGGTGGAACATTCATACTGATGAAGGCTTCAGGGTCAttcagagagacacaaacatcaaGTACCAACTCTGCTACCTTCAATATCCTCAAAGTCAACTTTGATGATGAAGGATCTTACCGATGCCAGTTtgagaaaagcattttaattaaaaaattaacgTCGCCCCTAAGTGACTCTGTCAGACTCTCTGTGGctg CAGCGAGCCTCCCAAAGCCCAGCATCTCCATGAATCCTGCTGGTGAGGTTAACTGGGGTCAGGATGTTGGCATCACTTGTTCAATCTCAACTCAGCTTTTAGGTGGAACATTCATTCTGCAGAAGACATCAGGGTCATTCAGAGAGAATCAAACATCAAGTACCAACTCTGCTACCTTCAATGTTCACAGAGTGGACTTTGACAAAGAGGGATTGTaccagtgtcagtaccagacAATGATCTCAGGTCTTGACTTCAGATCCCCTCTAAGTAACTCTGTCAGACTCTCCATCAGTG TACACCTGCAGAAGCCCAGCATCTCCCTGACATCTCCTGATGGAGGACTGGTCCTGAGTCCTGAGGCTTCACAGGTCACCAGGGGTTCCAGCTTCGTCATCACCTGCTCCATTAACTCCAGCTATCCTGACGGccatttctttctcatcttctctGGCTCCAGCATCACCAGCAAGTCAGCAGTCGACCACTCAGCTTCCTTTAACTTCCCTGTAGCAGAGTATAAACACCAGGGCAActacagctgtgtgtatgaAGTCACACTCTCTACCCGGAAATTCAATTCCACTGAGACTGAATCCATTAGTGTCGTCATAAAAT TATCTTTGGTACTGCTGGTCTCAGCAGCTGTTaagatcctgctgctgctgctcgtgCCAGTCTTGTCGGTCGTGTTTCTGATctgcaggaagaggaggagacaacTAGACATCTAA
- the LOC113153771 gene encoding uncharacterized protein LOC113153771 has translation MSEINLVWLVWPQKPSIFLESPDGGLVPSPEAAQVTRGSSFIITCSINSSYPHGHFFLIFSGSGVTSKSAVDHSASFNFPVAEYKHQGKYSCVYEVTLSTRKFNSTETESINVTIKVPLLLLVSSVVSGIVLLLLLVLLVVYLVCRQRRRRLTKKPGTHTLSQFAVEDDEKTCYVNSTQVENMTKLDRKAGRVEEVEEEETCEVYDTVVSPEEVCFSVGQQQAQRNDGVNYDTYENL, from the exons ATGAGTGAAATTAATCTTGTATGGTTAGTATGGCCACAGAAGCCCAGCATCTTCCTGGAATCTCCTGATGGAGGACTGGTCCCGAGTCCTGAGGCTGCACAGGTCACCAGGGGTTCCAGCTTCATCATCACCTGCTCCATTAACTCCAGCTATCCTCACGGccatttctttctcatcttctctGGCTCCGGCGTCACCAGCAAGTCAGCAGTCGACCACTCAGCTTCCTTTAACTTCCCTGTAGCTGAGTATAAACACCAGGGCAAATACAGCTGTGTGTATGAAGTCACACTGTCTACACGGAAATTCAATTCCACTGAGACTGAATCCATTAATGTCACCATAAAAG TGCCCCTGTTGCTGCTGGTTTCTTCAGTTGTTTCTGGGATAGTGCTGCTGCTTCTACTGGTTTTGCTGGTGGTCTATTTGGTCtgcaggcagaggaggagacgaCTGACCAAGAAGCCTGGAACCCACACCTTAAGTCAAT ttgcTGTTGAAGATGATGAGAAAACATGTTATGTTAACAGTACTCAAGTGGAAAACATGACGAAACTCGACAGAAAAGCAGGCAGagtagaagaagtagaagaagaggagactTGTGAAGTTTATGACACCGTGGTTAGTCCTGAGGAGGTCTGCTTCAGTGTAGGACAACAGCAAGCACAAAGAAATGATGGGGTAAATTACGATACGTATGAAAACCTTTAG